GCCCGAGGACCAGCGCGCCGCGGTGGTGCTCAGGCATGTCATCGACCTGCCGGTCAGCGAGGTGGCCACGGTGCTCGGTCTCCCGCAGGGCACGGTGAAGTCGCACGTGTCGCGGGGCCTCAAGCGTCTGAGGGAGATGACCCGATGAACCAGGATCCGTTGCTCTCCGGGCTCGCCGGCCTGGTGGCCGACGCCCCCGAGGGACTGCTCGACAGGATCGCCGCCCGCTGGGTGCGCGTGGAGGGACCGCTGGGCGAGGTGTCCGTGGCCGCCACCGACCAGGGCGTGGCCTTCCTGCGCCACTATGACGACCCCGCCGCGGCTGACGGGTTCGCCGCGGAGTTCAGGGCCCGCTTCGGCAGGCCGCTGCTGCCCGGCGACCGCCCGCCCGCGGGCCTGATGCCCGCGCTGCGCAAGGGGAAGGCCGCGGGGCTGCGGCTCGACCTGCGAGAGCTGAGCGACTTCCAGCGTGACGTGCTGACCGCCACGCAGCGCATCCCGCGCGGCGAGGTGCGGCCCTACGCCTGGATCGC
This window of the Nonomuraea africana genome carries:
- a CDS encoding methylated-DNA--[protein]-cysteine S-methyltransferase produces the protein MNQDPLLSGLAGLVADAPEGLLDRIAARWVRVEGPLGEVSVAATDQGVAFLRHYDDPAAADGFAAEFRARFGRPLLPGDRPPAGLMPALRKGKAAGLRLDLRELSDFQRDVLTATQRIPRGEVRPYAWIARQIGRPGAVRAVGTALARNPVPLLVPCHRVVRSDGAAGDYVFGAAAKERLLRQEGVDLDGLRELAEANVFYLASDTTGIVCFPTCHNARRITPRHRHGFRSVAQAESAGYRACRTCRPGEVAA